In Spirochaetae bacterium HGW-Spirochaetae-1, the sequence TAATCATCGTAAGTGTGGTACTGTTGACCCTTGCACTGGGAATCGTGGTGTCCTTCGTCCATTATTCAATAAAGGTCAAGGAGATTCAGCGGCCTATCGACGAGCTGCTTTTCGGGACCCATGAGCTCAGCCAGGGAAATCTTGATCACCGGATAAAAAAACTGGAGCCCGAGGAGTTCAATATCCTCGCCTCCTCTTTTAACGCCATGACCGATGAATTGAAACAGCACCGTGATTTTCTCGAAGACGAAGTCCAGCGGCGTACGGCCGTTATTGAGCTTTCCGAGCATAAATACCGCAACCTGGTGGAAAACACCAATGATATCGTCTTTTCGCTGAACGATCGATGGGAATTCATTACCGTGAACGGGGCGGTTAAAACCGAACTGGGATTTTCTCCCGAAGAAATCGTCGGGAAGCCCATAATCAATTATGTTCACATGCCCTCGGCCAAAAATGAAGAGATAGACCGGCTGCTCTTTCTGGAAAAGCTGGAATCCCTCCGCGGACGCCAGAAGATAGTCAATATTAAAACATTTTTCAAGCACAAGTTTTCCGAGGAACCACGGGAATTGCGCCTGAGATTTGAATACATTGATACGCCCTGGGGGAGTGAATTCCTGGGCAAGGCATCGAGCGTGGGCGAGGATTCACTGGCCGATTTTCTCCGTGATGAAAGCCAGACCTATGTCATCAACAATTACCTGATCAACGCCGAGAATATAAGCCAGAGGGTGACCAGAAACCTGGGCAGGTACATGGAGCGTCAGTCCGTTGTGAATATCAGGATAAGCATCAGGGAAATGATTCTCAATGCAATTGAACATGGGAACCTGGAGATAACCTTTGATGAAAAGAGCGATGCCCAGGTGAAGGGCGGATATATGAAATTCATCCGTGAGCGGCAGAAGGACCCGCGTCTCATGGACAGGAAGATCCGCATCGGGTATCACCTTTCACAGGAGGCGCTTAGCGTCACAATCAGGGACGAGGGAAAGGGTTTTGATCATTTCACCATGCTGAAAAAACAGATGGATGATGTTTTTTCCGGCGTGGCAACCCATGGCCGGGGCATTATGCTGGCGAAATCCGCTTTTGATACTATTACCTACAATGAAAGGGGGAATGAAGTGACACTGGTAAAAAATTTCCGGAAAGCCCCGGCCGGAAAGACATCCGCATAGCCGGATTATCCGCCGCTATTTTTTTTTAAGCCTCAGCGCTCCTTCCGAAATGGTAACCACATCAACAAGTCCCTGCCGGGTAAACCGGTGCACCAGCCGTATGGTATCTTCCATCCTGCGTGGCGGGGTGATATATTTTCCCTGTCCGGGACCTATACGGTGGAAGCAGAGGACCAGCCAATAGCGATTTTTTACAGCCTGGGAAATAAGTTCTTCCAGTTTTTCCCGTTCCGGCGATTCGATACAGCTGATCCTGTATGGATCGGTACTTCTGGAATTCAATGCGCCCCGGAAGCCCAGGGGATAGGTGGCTGCCGCCATGTAGTTTGTCCTGACATGGGAATCATAAAGGAAATTTGAAAGACCGTAGGGGTAGGCGAAAGTCCGGACTGCCATGCCCCGCTGCCGCAGCAGTTCTTTGCTTTGCACCACCTGGTACTCATGATTTCCCGGTCCGGTGCAGGGCAGGTACGGGTGGGTCATGCTGTGCGAGCCGATCTCATGTCCCGACTCCTGCAGTGTTTGCAGGTCCGCCCATGTCATATAGGGTGCATGGTCAATCCTGCCGGCTATGCAGTAAATTGTCGCCTTCATGTTCAATGAGCTTATGAGGCGGCAGGCCTCCACCTGCGAGGCAAAGGCATCGTCAAACCTGAAGGATACCATGGCCTTCTCGAAGGAGTCGTCCTTGCCCGCGCATGACCCGGGAAGCATGATCAGGATGAGCAGCAGGGCCGACAGGGATGTTTGCAGTGACTTTCCAGACATAGAAACAGGCTTTCCATGAGATGATCAGAATTTGGATACTTTGTTCCGTATGTCAAGGATTATGCCGTATCGCTCAACGAATATGGGAAAATAAGGAGCAAAGGGATGTAAAATTTGTTTACATAAAGCAGCAAGTGCATGAATGTTGTAAAAAATAAGAATTCCAATGATATAGAGGGGTAATACTATGAATATCTTAATATTTGGTCCCAATGGCAGCGGAAAAGGAACACAGGGAGCTGTTGTTCAAAAGAAGTTTAAAATTACTCATATAGAGTCGGGAGTGATCTTCAGGGAAAATATCAAAGGCGGTACGGAATTGGGCAACAAAGCCAAGGCATATATCGACCGCGGTGAGCTTGTTCCCGATGATATCACTATTCCCATGATTCTTGACAGGCTTCAGAAGGATGACTGCAAGTCAGGATGGCTTCTCGACGGATTCCCCCGTAACCTGGAACAGGCGGAACAGTTGAAAATGGCCCTGGACAAGGCGAATATGAAACTGGATTTCGTCATTGAAATCCTGCTTGATCGTGAGATCGCCAAGAACAGGATAATGGGAAGAAGATTGTGCGCCGCGGATAACAATCATCCCAATAACATCTTCATTGATGCCATCAAACCTGCGGAAAAAGACGGCGGGTTCGTATGCCGCGTATGTGGCGGTTCCCTGTCAGCGCGTTCCGATGACCAGGATGAAGTTGCCATCGGCAAGCGTCATGATATTTACTATGATGCAAAAACCGGTACGCTGGCAGCAGTCAATTATTTCAAAAAGGTATCTAAGGATGCCGGAATTAAAGTGATTGAACTTGATGGGAAACCCGGAGTCAAGGAAGTTGGCGACTCTCTCATGGCTCAACTGTAAGAATTTATGAGCGGGCAGTAATTAAAGTAAGGAAGGCGGGACCATGAGGTGCCGCCTTTTGCTTTCAGCCAGGCTTCGGTAACCACCGCAGCAATATTGTTGTGAATCTTTCCCGGGATAAAATTCTCCTCCGGGTTGGAGTTTTTTAATGGTTGAATAGGCTTGACACGGGGCGCTTGCTTAGATAAAGTGACAGCAGAAGTTAATTATGTATAAAAAATATAATGTATAAGAAAGTAAATGCCATGGAAAAAAAACTTAAAACAGCGTTTATACTAATGTGTCTTCCGGCAATTCTGAATCTGTCTTTAAGCGGGTATCTTCATTCGATTCCCGGGGGCACGCTGGATTTTCAGGGATACCTTCTTGGAACGATACTCAGTATATTGTTATCCTTTTTCTGGATATGGCAGGTAAAAAAAAGTATGGCCTCAAATCCCATGGTCATGCTGAAAGTGATTTTTTTCGGGTTTACGTTGAAACTGGCTGTACTGGGTCTCTTCGTCTATGGAGGATATCATGTAATCACTTTCAATAGGTCGTATTTTGCCGTGGCTTTTCTTCTCGGTATACTTTTCACGGTATTCATAGAACTCTGGCTCTATGTGTCTGTAATTCGTGAGAAAAGGGCATGATTCACTTCGGGGGCTGTTTTTTTGTTTTGCTTTTGATGTGATATGATGGTATACTGAAAAAAGAAAAAGAGCAATAGTAAAAATCGGAATTGTTCCTCATGGAGATCCCGTAAATTTTACAGACTGTCCGTGGTGCCGTAATTTAATGCACAGGAGTTTATCTTACAAAAAAAAGGCTGATGATCTATGCGAGATAAAAAATTGAAGGATCTTTCGAAGGAAGAACTAATTCATATTATTGAGAATCTTCAGCAGAAGTATGACATTGAGACAAAGGAACTTTTACCTCTTCAGATTGATTACCGGGCCCTGCTTGAGGCCACTTCGGATATCATCTTTGTAATTGATAAAAACGGTGAATTCGTTTTTGTCAATTCCGCCTGGAAATATTTCTATCCCTCCATGGGCGAGGGACCTATCACGGGACATTATACCGACAACATACCCGATATCGAAAAAACTCGGGCCGCCATTGTATTCAATGATGTAATTTTCAAGGGTAAAACCATTGAGAATGAACTGATGAAAAGCTTTGATGAGAAAGGCGAACCTATATATTTTATAGCCAGTTTCTCACCACTGAAAAACAGCGATGACGAAATAATGGGCCTTCTGGGGATAATGAAGCACAACACGGAACGCCACCTGATAAAGAAAAAACTGAAAGCCAATACGAGAATCCTTGAAGAAAAAATTAAGGAACTGGTAGCGCAGCAGGAAGAACTGAAGTCGCTTCGCGACCTCAGCGAGGATATCATATTCAACGCCCCCATGGGAATTTTTCTCATGGATCCTTCGGGGATCATGCTCAGTGAAAATCCGGCTCTGAAAAAAATAATGGGTCACGGCAATGATTCAAGGATCGGTGTCAATCTTCTTGAGTATACCGGTTTTATCCAGAGCGGGCTGGATAAAGTTTTTGAACAGTGTCTCCGTGAAAAGAAAACGATTAAAAAAGACGATGCGCATTATATCCCCATTGCCGGTGACCGCGAGGTAATTATCGATGTCATCATGGACCCTCTTTTCGATGAGAAGGGAAATGTAAAACGGGTCATCATAATGGTGGAGGATAAAACCGAACAATTTCGGGTTGAGAAAAGGGCAAAGCGCGCGGAAAAAATTTCATCCATTGGCAAGCTCTCTCAGGGTATTGCTCTTGAGCTCAGGGCCCCCATCGATAAAATGTACATGGACCATAATTTCATCATGAATAATATGGAGCAGACGAGCCCGGCTTACGAATATGGAATATCCATAAAGGACCAGCTTCACCGTATTCGCAATCTCTCGGAGCAGCTTCTGGCGCTATCGGGCCCTGAAGAGGGAGAGAAAGAAGTCTGTGAAATAAACAAGGTACTCCTCAATCACCCCATTGATGTGCTCATAAGCAGGCTGAAGGAAAAGGGATTCACCGTGAATCTGAACCTGCCTGAAATAAGCCCCACGGTAAAAGCAACCAGCGGGCAACTCAAGCAGGTTCTTTTTGATCTAATTGAAAATGCCGAAGAGGCCATGCCTGATAAGGGGACGATTACTGTTTCCGTTAAGGCGGAACCGACCAGGGAAGGCGAATTCGTAGTGATAACACTGGCGGACTCCGGTGTGGGCATACCTACGGATAAAATGCAGAAGATATTTGAACCATTCTTTACAACTAAGGGTGAAAATGCCACGGGGCTGGGGCTTATGATCGCTTCTAATGTCATTGAAAACCTGGGCGGGTGCATCGCGATTAAAAGCGCCCCTGGCCAGGGTACTACTTTTAAAATTGCGATCCCCATGTTGAAGACGTGACGGGTAAGGTAGCGGAGTATGTATAAAAAAATAAAGAGCATAGAAGAATTATTCGCCGAA encodes:
- a CDS encoding adenylate kinase (essential enzyme that recycles AMP in active cells; converts ATP and AMP to two molecules of ADP), whose translation is MNILIFGPNGSGKGTQGAVVQKKFKITHIESGVIFRENIKGGTELGNKAKAYIDRGELVPDDITIPMILDRLQKDDCKSGWLLDGFPRNLEQAEQLKMALDKANMKLDFVIEILLDREIAKNRIMGRRLCAADNNHPNNIFIDAIKPAEKDGGFVCRVCGGSLSARSDDQDEVAIGKRHDIYYDAKTGTLAAVNYFKKVSKDAGIKVIELDGKPGVKEVGDSLMAQL